The proteins below are encoded in one region of Glandiceps talaboti chromosome 17, keGlaTala1.1, whole genome shotgun sequence:
- the LOC144448180 gene encoding type I iodothyronine deiodinase-like gives MASFLEDRELVIKILKRYEELMFDEETVRVYNERLHPFKTDPSKLLGSLEGVWEDLSKQVLKENGIDPNLLTERLPSLVRRYYSNDKEVLGLLKYMSSHGSKCWIGDLKIGDTRPDVNLVAMETKEDILLSRLHAIVHSGSLHKLHQEYKDRVDFLYIYVLEAHPRDGWALGAHYSTHDQHRNMDERIAAARRLIEADSQYQTFTSNVEDEVKVRMVVDTMENVFAQTYAGQPDRAFIIEDDKMAFIGNIISIQCVNPEILMTDALREWLETRFAGK, from the exons ATGGCGTCATTTTTGGAAGACAGAGAACTCGTTATTAAAATACTCAAAAGGTATGAAGAGTTGATGTTCGACGAAGAAACAGTCCGGGTATATAATGAAAGATTACATCCTTTCAAAACTGACCCGTCAAAGTTGCTTGGCAGTTTGGAAGGAGTTTGGGAAGATTTATCAAAGCAAGTTTTGAAGGAAAATGGTATTGACCCAAACCTATTAACCGAGAGATTGCCGTCACTTGTACGACGTTACTATAGCAACGATAAAGAG GTGCTTGGATTACTAAAGTACATGTCATCTCATGGTTCAAAATGCTGGATTGGTGACTTGAAAATTGGTGATACAAGACCTGATGTCAACTTAGTCGCCATGGAAACAAAGGAGGACATTTTGCTGTCTCGTCTGCAC GCCATTGTTCACAGTGGCTCTCTGCATAAGCTGCATCAGGAATATAAAGACAGAGTCGATTTCTTGTACATCTACGTTTTGGAGGCTCATCCTAGAGATGGTTGGGCGTTGGGGGCGCACTATAGTACTCACGACCAACACAGAAATATGGATGAGAGAATAGCAGCTGCCAG ACGATTGATTGAAGCTGACTCTCAGTACCAGACTTTTACATCCAATGTAGAAGACGAGGTCAAAGTTCGTATGGTCGTGGATACGATGGAGAATGTGTTTGCACAGACGTACGCTGGACAACCAGATAGAGCCTTCATCATTGAAGATGATAAAATGGCATTTATTGGTAACATCATTAGTATTCAATGTGTGAATCCCGAAATACTGATGACGGATGCTTTGCGGGAATGGTTAGAAACCCGTTTTGCGGGAAAATAG